Within Dictyostelium discoideum AX4 chromosome 4 chromosome, whole genome shotgun sequence, the genomic segment tactaataatagatacctaatattaaaaataataataattatttttacagATGGTAgctaatttgtttatttttttaaaaaaaaaaaaaaaaatatataaataaattttaaaaagttttaaaaaaaaaaaaaaaaaaaaaaaaatttggttcCTATGcaattttggattttttgTTCAATTTCTAAATCCATATAGttataattgttattattattttttattaattttatattaaaaatgttatatgattttcaattttcggaaataataaaaaaaaaaatataattaattttatttttttttttaaaaaatatatttttccTTAAAGGTTAAAATtgtcaaataattttaaaccatataaattaaataaaaaaaaaaaaaattataatattcatttcatttaaaaaatattatttattcacAAAAAATTATGACAATCTTTGgtaaatatttcatttttttaatttatttaaatttaacaaatgtataaaattttttcacttaaatttttttttaagattcaattgctttaatttcaaaatcatcaaaaagTGGTCTCACTTCTGGTAATACTACCTCAAAATTAAATGGTATAACtgttggtggtaataatgtaTCCAGTGTTAATTGTGGTGGATGTGGAGGTTATACTAACAATGAACCTTCATTGTATGGAGGTAATTGTGGATGTAACTaagttaaaaattattattttttttttaaaattcaaataaataaataaaaaaaaaaagttaatccACCATAccataatttatttttttttttaaaaaaaaaaaaaatgtttttattatgaaattattttgtttcaAAAAGGACTCAAAGAGGTCTGGTAACTACCATTTCttaatgttaaaaataattaaaaaaaccaaaatgattcaatttccTAGGTCTTAacttttgttgtttttttaggaaaatttcattttgtatTAGGACACAccaaaaatagaattttttttatttttaaatttttttgtttttttatttttattttttgttttttgtttttttaaaaatttatctgaaaaaaaaaaaaattaaaaaaaaaaaatatatatttggTGTAATGCTGTGggttatataataaaaaaaaaaaaaaaaaaaaaaaaatcttttgaaaaataatttattgttgtttttttatttttgaatatctttgctaaaaaaaaaagataaatttattttttttaagaaaatacCCTGGTATTTACAAATATGTGCAAAGAATTCTTGATTGGTAGTGTTGAATTTTGTGGAGTGAAAAACGgggaaaatttttttttttttttgatttttttttttttttttttgatttttttttgtgtatgGTAAATGATTGGCTATGACCAGGTTCAATCTTTgttccatttttattttttttgttttttttaattgttttttaatttttttttttttttttttttttttttttttttttttttttttttttttttttttttttactataaattccaaatatttattaaattattttttatctacaaaatattattttttagtctctctaataattattttaattattttaattttaattttttttttttaaccccttttttttatattttaaatttatttgaataaaaaggtatattattttttttatttttattttattatttattatattttttttatttttcccattattaaatcatttaaaaaaaaaaatattctaattatttaaattttctttttttaataaaaaaatataaaaaaaaaaaactacaaaactaaaaaattatataatattaaaaattaataaattaataataaatcaataaataaataaataaattaataaataaataaatataaattttaaattcctCTAAAAGATGATTGCTCAACCACtttcaattttaacattAAACATTGACGATAAATTCAATCAACCAATTGTCATCGGTGATTTACAAGAAAGTATTACTTCATTGTCATTGGGATTCGAATTTAACCAAACCATCGCACCTGGTGCCCTCCCAAACAATCTTAGATCATTATCATTAGGCCGTAATTTCAATCAAACTATCACTCCAGGTATTTTAccaaatagtttaaaaactttaacaattttaaatccaGATTTTAACCAAGAATTAATTACAGAAGGTTCAATTCCACCATCTTTAGAACGTATTTATTGTGTCtctgaaaataaagaatttataaataatccaGGACTTTCAAAATtcattcaaattattaaataattataataattattattattcattatatTCATATTCAATAAAACAAActgtaaataatatattg encodes:
- a CDS encoding hssA/2C/7E family protein: MTIFDSIALISKSSKSGLTSGNTTSKLNGITVGGNNVSSVNCGGCGGYTNNEPSLYGGNCGCN